In Uranotaenia lowii strain MFRU-FL chromosome 2, ASM2978415v1, whole genome shotgun sequence, one genomic interval encodes:
- the LOC129749410 gene encoding uncharacterized protein LOC129749410: protein MVIKESQDFRRSRNSSLQGTRRRFDSGRGVRGNRKQIPEESGLHGGEFHQKSARQWSRVSEERFVVFRNNPGKSCTESKPTAAGGERFGLDAGQRIVVDRRRQSAATASMLSGHPNANCCCVRHPSGFCDFWVNDDRPIDRHSWDESSPEHPVKCT from the coding sequence ATGGTCATCAAGGAATCGCAGGACTTCCGGAGAAGCCGGAATTCATCGCTACAAGGTACCAGACGGAGATTCGACAGTGGTCGAGGAGTTCGAGGGAACCGGAAACAGATTCCGGAAGAATCCGGATTGCACGGAGGAGAATTTCACCAGAAAAGTGCTCGACAGTGGTCGAGAGTATCAGAGGAACGGTTCGTGGTTTTCCGAAACAATCCGGGTAAAAGCTGCACGGAATCGAAGCCGACGGCTGCCGGTGGAGAACGATTCGGCCTTGACGCAGGCCAGAGAATCGTCGTCGACCGAAGAAGGCAATCTGCCGCAACCGCAAGTATGCTGTCAGGACATCCAAATGCGAATTGTTGCTGCGTTCGCCACCCGAGCGGTTTCTGCGATTTCTGGGTCAATGATGACCGACCAATTGATCGTCATTCTTGGGACGAATCGAGTCCGGAACATCCAGTGAAATGCACGTAA
- the LOC129746381 gene encoding uncharacterized protein LOC129746381 produces MDQQRFRTGERINNISTNTFQIWETTVRLARIRTLMDHLCAANDENDELIYCLREPNEPIEESSEDTNTENDPDEEDTSIKSIIKEIRSRPHTRGAVKMIFYNRLAMISDKLTQDIKFRSENAEFFDDLELVLSRMSDEAAEITKREIMKYLAEAKERLARKDRERQQQQQQQQQQHDMSSSSSLAGSSSSTF; encoded by the exons ATGGATCAGCAACGATTTCGGACTGGCGAAAGGATAAATAACATCTCGACCAACACCTTTCAAATCTGGGAAACTACAGTACGCTTGGCTAGAATCCGTACTCTTATGGATCATCTTTGTGCGGCTAACGACGAGAATGATGAGCTAATTTACTGCCTTCGAGAGCCAAACGAACCCATCGAGGAGAGTTCTGAGGACACAAATACTG aaaatgATCCTGACGAAGAGGACACCTCGATAAAATCCATCATCAAAGAGATCCGCTCGCGGCCGCACACTCGGGGTGCTGTTAAGATGATTTTTTACAACCGACTCGCAATGATTTCCGATAAACTGACCCAGGACATAAAGTTCCGCTCGGAGAATGCCGAATTCTTCGACGACCTGGAGCTGGTGCTCAGCCGTATGAGTGACGAGGCAGCCGAAATAACCAAGCGGGAAATTATGAAATACCTAGCAGAGGCCAAGGAAAGATTAGCACGGAAGGACCGCGAAcgtcaacagcagcagcagcaacaacaacagcagcatgACATGTCTAGTTCTTCTAGCTTAGCAGGTTCTAGCAGTTCAACTTTTTAA
- the LOC129747283 gene encoding uncharacterized protein K02A2.6-like: MLYGRSFTLQTDHAPLLRIFGSKKGIPTYTANRLQRWALQLLLYNFHIEYISTDKFGNADVLSRLINNHIKPDEDYIIASVNLEEDLGSEVADSARQIPLNFKAVQNATQSDPVLGEVFRFILNGWPKSRKLISDHEVQRFFDRQDSLSIVQGCVMFAERIAIPSKFRNQCLQQMHKGHPGIQRMKSIARSFVYWPSLDADIVKFVSSCKPCAMVAKSPPLSSPQPWPKPEKPWQRLHVDYAGPIEGDYFLLLVDSFSKWVEIVKTNRTTSAATIGILRGIFARFGMPITLVSDNGSQFTSTEFATFCVENAIHHVTTAPYHPQSNGQVERFVDTFKRSLRKIREGKATIQEALDTFLLTYRTTPNPVTGQSPADLMFGRPIRTCLELLRPPPTPNVPERQPEGKVRCFKQHDSVYAQLHSKNTWRWAAGIVLERVGRVMYNVWIEDSRMCRIHVNQMRSRSSSNTLTPDT; this comes from the exons aTGTTGTACGGTAGAAGTTTCACCCTTCAAACAGACCATGCTCCTCTGTTACGCATCTTCGGATCCAAGAAAGGCATACCCACCTACACTGCCAACCGCTTGCAACGATGGGCGTTGCAACTACTGCTGTACAACTTCCACATCGAGTACATCAGCACAGACAAGTTTGGAAACGCCGATGTATTATCCCGATTGATCAACAACCACATCAAGCCCGACGAAGATTATATTATTGCCAGTGTCAACTTGGAAGAAGATTTGGGATCCGAAGTAGCCGATTCCGCTAGACAAATCCCTCTGAATTTCAAGGCGGTTCAGAATGCTACTCAATCAGATCCGGTACTTGGCGAAGTCTTCCGTTTTATCCTGAATGGCTGGCCTAAGTCCCGAAAATTGATTTCCGATCACGAGGTCCAACGTTTCTTCGACCGCCAAGACTCCTTATCTATCGTCCAAGGATGCGTTATGTTTGCCGAGCGTATTGCTATACCATCGAAATTCCGGAACCAATGCCTTCAACAGATGCACAAAGGTCATCCCGGAATACAACGCATGAAGTCTATCGCACGAAGTTTCGTGTACTGGCCATCTTTGGATGCAGATATCGTCAAGTTCGTGAGCTCTTGTAAACCGTGCGCCATGGTGGCCAAAAGTCCACCGTTATCATCGCCTCAGCCGTGGCCCAAGCCGGAGAAACCGTGGCAGCGTTTACACGTTGATTACGCGGGGCCCATAGAAGGAGATTATTTCTTGTTGCTGGTCGATTCTTTTTCTAAATGGGTGGAGATAGTCAAGACCAATCGCACCACATCAGCAGCTACCATCGGTATCTTACGGGGCATTTTTGCACGCTTCGGAATGCCGATAACTTTGGTCAGCGATAATGGCTCGCAATTCACCAGTACCGAGTTTGCAACCTTTTGTGTCGAAAACGCCATTCATCACGTTACAACAGCCCCCTATCACCCACAATCAAACGGGCAAGTCGAGCGTTTTGTCGACACTTTCAAACGCTCCTTGCGAAAAATCCGAGAAGGGAAGGCGACGATTCAAGAAGCTCTGGATACATTTTTGCTAACCTACAGAACAACTCCTAATCCTGTTACTGGCCAATCTCCTGCGGATTTAATGTTTGGGCGACCAATCCGTACTTGTTTGGAGTTACTTCGACCACCACCGACACCCAACGTTCCAGAGAGGCAACCCGAAGGTAAAGTGCGCTGCTTCAAGCAACATGATTCAGTTTATGCTCAACTTCATTCCAAAAACACCTGGAGATGGGCAGCCGGTATCGTGCTTGAACGTGTTGGTCGAGTCATGTACAACGTTTGGATCGAAGACTCCCGAATGTGTCGAATTCATGTGAACCAGATGAGGAGCCGATCATCCAGCAACACGCTCACTCCAGAT ACATAG
- the LOC129742281 gene encoding uncharacterized protein K02A2.6-like translates to MKSAVFRPKRPVAYAMYSTVDKELDRLEHANIISPVEYSAWAAPLVVVRKASGAIRICGDYSTGLNNALEANQYPLPLPQDIFAKLSNCTIFSKLDLSDAFLQVEVDESSRELLTINTHRGLYRYNRLSPGVKAAPGAFQQLVDTMLAGLKNTLGYLDDVLIGGADEEEHNRNLKAALQRFQEYGFTIKAEKCSFGSQQIKYLGHLIDKHGLRPDPAKIDVIRNLPPPTDVTGVRSFLGAINYYGRFVPAM, encoded by the coding sequence ATGAAGTCAGCTGTATTCCGTCCGAAACGCCCTGTAGCTTACGCCATGTACAGTACAGTGGACAAGGAGCTCGATCGACTGGAACACGCCAACATCATCTCGCCAGTCGAGTATTCAGCATGGGCCGCACCGCTCGTGGTGGTCCGTAAAGCAAGCGGTGCCATCAGAATCTGTGGAGATTACTCTACGGGTTTGAACAACGCGCTTGAAGCAAATCAGTACCCCTTGCCACTTCCCCAGGACATATTTGCCAAGCTTTCAAACTGCACCATCTTCAGCAAGCTGGATTTATCCGACGCATTCCTGCAGGTCGAGGTAGATGAGTCTTCCCGAGAGTTATTAACCATCAACACTCATCGGGGGCTATATCGCTACAATCGACTATCACCGGGAGTGAAAGCAGCACCTGGAGCATTCCAGCAACTGGTCGACACCATGCTGGCCGGCCTCAAAAACACGTTAGGGTATTTGGACGACGTTTTGATCGGCGGAGCGGATGAGGAGGAGCATAACCGCAATTTGAAGGCAGCTCTTCAACGCTTTCAAGAGTACGGTTTCACCATTAAGGCTGAAAAGTGTTCCTTCGGTTCGCAGCAGATAAAGTATCTGGGGCACCTTATCGACAAACATGGTTTGCGCCCGGATCCGGCAAAAATCGACGTCATCCGCAACCTTCCGCCGCCGACAGATGTGACGGGTGTTCGATCCTTCCTAGGAGCCATCAATTATTATGGCCGTTTTGTTCCTGCGATGTGA
- the LOC129749983 gene encoding brefeldin A-inhibited guanine nucleotide-exchange protein 1, protein MPTPVASGIIKSSIGTTINSSGSSKTKEMFIVRALEKILSDKDIKRSHHSQLKRACDAALEDIKEELKEAGQSSEQNGEIPVPSAALPLPKNDSANIVNAEKYFLPFELACQSKTPRIVVTALDCLQKLIAYGHLTGNIPDSSNPGKFLIDRIVTTICNCFMGPQTDEGVQLQIIKALLTVVTSQHVEVHEGTVLQGVRTCYDIYLSSKNLINQTTARATLTQMLNVIFTRMENQAYEVSNGGGLSSGAAAVAIQEEVVTPVAVEEKHPDYDMIRAIVDEIVDNVISTAAAMVEGNGGKSAESVDAETGSIGGVSIGAGTDSTSIARVPSQESMEVTSENDSVVTAKFTHILQKDAFLVFRALCKLSMKPLPEGHPDPKSHELRSKILSLHLLLSILQNAGPVFRSNEMFIMAIKQYLCVALSKNGGSSVPEVFELSLSIFVALLSNFKIHLKKQIEVFFKEIFLNILEATSSSFEHKWMVIQALTRICADAQSVVDIYVNYDCDFSAANLFERLVNVLSKIAQGRQALELGTSVNQEKSMRIRGLECLVSILKCMVEWSKDLYVNPNSQTTLGDPPPTTVGGSRSMDEIQEPMKSHGGSTISINSVGSTNTSGGNREVLDLPEELEERKQRKEVMETGIDMFNRKPKKGIQFLQERGLLGTSSEDIAKWLHEDERLDKTQVGDYLGENEEQSKAVMCAYIDAMNFAELDIVAALRYFLEGFRLPGEAQKIDRLMEKFASRYCDCNPNNTLFASADTVYVLAFSVIMLTTDLHSPQVKHKMTKEQYIKMNRGISDNKDLPEEYLSQIYDEIAGHEIKMKNTVASKPGKQIIVNEKKRKLLWNLEMESLSTTAKNLMESVSHVKAPFTSAKHLEHVRPMFKMAWTSFLAAFSVGLQDCDDPEIASLCLDGIRCAVRIACIFHMTLERDAYVQALARFTLLTANSPINEMKAKNIDTIKTLIMVAHTDGNYLGSSWLDIVKCISHLELAQLIGTGVRPEFLSGPASHRDSLDPSVKEHIGETSSQSIVVAVDRIFTGSIRLDGDAIVDFVKALCQVSLDELTRPQPRMFSLQKIVEISYYNMGRIRLQWSRIWQILGEHFNAVGCNNNEEIAFFALDSLRQLSMKFIEKGEFTNFRFQKDFLRPFEHIMKKNSSPAIRDMVVRCVAQMVNSQAHNVKSGWKNIFSVFHLAAGDHDEAIVELAFLTTGKIITDLYQSQFPIMIDSFQDAVKCLSEFACNAKFPDTSMEAIRLVRTCALCVNDAPNLFAEHAGMENDVSVPEEDRVWVRGWFPMLFSLSCVVNRCKLDVRTRGLTVLFEIVKTHGDAYKPNWWRDLFNILFRIFDNMKLPEHHTEKAEWMTTTCNHALYAIIDVFTQYFDILGPMLLKDLYCQLHWCVQQNNEQLARSGTNCLENLVISNGLKFDEETWDNTCRCMLDIFNSTLPNELLSWKPDPLPQSFNHTPHYPPHNGDLPRHGILKRSSSQHSVHNQLDIQDPALKATDLNHTSVLFSNLLIKCVVQLELIQTIDNIIFFPATSRKEDAETLAQAAAELSHSSTNSVGSNSLLNHSISTEECQREEQGMYSYLNTPHLLQLIDCLLQSHRFAKKFNSNHEQRNVLWKAGFKGSLKPNLLKQETQSLACVLRILFKMYSDESRRRDWQDIEKRLIAVCTEALDYFLSLQSEPHRDTWTSLLLLVMTRLLKMPDSRFAAHISSYYVLLCDLMCFDLKPELRTVLRRVFLRISPVFGISNASVSST, encoded by the exons AGGACATCAAGGAAGAGCTGAAAGAAGCAGGTCAAAGTAGCGAGCAAAATGGGGAAATTCCAGTCCCTTCGGCGGCGCTGCCGTTGCCGAAAAACGATTCAGCCAATATCGTCAACGCGGAGAAATACTTTCTACCGTTCGAGCTTGCCTGTCAGAGCAAAACACCTCGAATCGTGGTCACCGCACTGGATTGTCTCCAGAAGCTGATTGCCTATGGACATTTAACGGGAAATATACCGGATTCTTCCAATCCGGGCAAATTTCTTATCGACCGGATTGTGACAACGATTTGCAACTGCTTTATGGGTCCGCAGACAGATGAAGGGGTCCAGTTGCAGATTATAAAGGCATTGTTGACGGTTGTAACCTCGCAGCACGTTGAAGTGCATGAGGGAACTGTGCTGCAGGGAGTGCGAACATGTTATGATATTTATCTATCCAGCAAAAATCTGATCAATCAAACAACTGCGCGCGCTACCTTGACACAAATGTTGAATGTGATTTTCACGCGCATGGAGAACCAAGCATATGAGGTGTCGAATGGAGGAGGATTATCCAGCGGCGCCGCGGCTGTGGCAATACAAGAAGAAGTTGTGACACCAGTCGCTGTGGAGGAAAAGCATCCGGATTATGATATGATTCGAGCGATTGTCGATGAAATTGTAGATAACGTTATTTCGACGGCTGCTGCTATGGTTGAAGGAAACGGTGGGAAGAGTGCCGAAAGCGTGGACGCGGAAACTGGCAGCATCGGAGGGGTATCGATTGGAGCTGGAACAGATAGCACATCAATTGCACGAGTTCCATCGCAGGAAAGCATGGAGGTCACCAGCGAAAATGACAGCGTTGTTACAGCCAAATTCACACATATTTTGCAAAAAGACGCTTTTTTGGTGTTCAGAGCGCTGTGTAAATTATCGATGAAGCCTTTACCCGAAGGACATCCCGATCCAAAGTCACATGAGCTGCGGTCAAAGATTCTTTCTTTGCATCTATTGCTGTCGATTTTGCAAAATGCTGGACCCGTTTTTCGGTCCAATGAAATGTTTATTATGGCTATCAAGCAGTACTTATGCGTGGCTCTGTCTAAAAATGGCGGAAGTTCCGTACCGGAGGTTTTTGAGCTATCGTTGTCGATTTTCGTGGCACTGTTGTCCAATTTtaagattcatttaaaaaagcaaatcgaagttttcttcaaagaaatttttcttaatattttggAAGCAACCAGTTCTTCGTTTGAGCACAAGTGGATGGTGATACAAGCACTTACACGAATCTGTGCCGATGCCCAGAGTGTCGTGGATATCTACGTTAACTACGACTGTGATTTTTCAGCAGCAAATCTGTTTGAACGGTTGGTTAATGTCCTGTCTAAAATAGCTCAAGGAAGACAGGCGCTAGAGCTGGGCACATCAGTTaatcaagaaaaatcaatgCGTATCCGAGGGTTGGAATGCTTGGTATCCATTTTGAAATGTATGGTTGAATGGAGCAAAGATTTGTACGTTAATCCGAATTCTCAAACGACGCTAGGAGATCCACCACCAACAACAGTAGGGGGAAGCCGAAGCATGGATGAGATACAAGAACCAATGAAATCTCACGGTGGATCGACAATAAGCATAAACTCGGTCGGAAGTACCAACACCTCTGGTGGAAACCGGGAGGTACTTGATTTACCAGAGGAACTAGAAGAACGAAAACAGCGAAAAGAGGTTATGGAAACCGGAATCGATATGTTCAATCGTAAGCCAAAGAAGGGCATCCAATTTCTACAGGAACGTGGCTTGCTTGGTACGAGTTCCGAAGATATCGCCAAATGGTTGCACGAGGACGAGCGATTGGATAAAACACAAGTTGGAGATTATTTAGGCGAAAACGAGGAACAAAGTAAAGCTGTCATGTGCGCCTATATCGATGCAATGAATTTTGCCGAATTGGATATCGTTGCAGCATTGCGATACTTTTTGGAAGGTTTTCGATTGCCAGGAGAAGCCCAGAAAATAGATCGTTTGATGGAAAAGTTTGCCAGCAGATATTGTGACTGCAACCCGAACAATACCCTTTTTGCATCGGCCGATACAGTATACGTTCTCGCTTTTTCGGTTATTATGCTAACTACGGATCTACATTCGCCGCaagttaaacataaaatgaCTAAAGAACAGTACATTAAAATGAACCGGGGTATCAGTGACAACAAAGATCTACCGGAAGAATACCTTTCACAGATTTATGATGAAATTGCTGGTCATgagatcaaaatgaaaaatactgtGGCCAGCAAACCGGGCAAGCAGATAATTGTAAACGAAAAGAAACGTAAACTTTTGTGGAATCTGGAAATGGAATCACTGTCCACGACAGCAAAAAATCTAATGGAATCAGTATCACATGTTAAGGCACCTTTCACATCTGCAAAACATTTGGAACATGTTCGACCGATGTTCAAAATGGCTTGGACATCATTTTTGGCCGCCTTCTCGGTAGGATTACAGGATTGTGATGATCCCGAAATTGCTAGCTTATGTTTGGATGGTATCCGGTGTGCTGTAAGAATTGCTTGCATTTTCCACATGACCTTGGAAAGAGATGCTTATGTTCAGGCTCTCGCTCGCTTTACATTACTTACAGCTAACTCCCCTATCAACGAAATGAAAGCTAAGAACATTGACACGATCAAAACGTTGATAATGGTGGCTCATACCGATGGAAATTATCTCGGCTCTAGTTGGTTGGATATTGTAAAATGCATTTCACATCTGGAATTAGCTCAGCTCATTGGAACAGGAGTGCGTCCCGAATTCTTATCTGGACCGGCTTCGCACCGAGACTCGCTTGATCCGTCCGTTAAAGAACATATTGGTGAAACTAGTTCGCAAAGTATCGTTGTAGCTGTTGATCGAATTTTCACCGGATCCATTCGATTGGACGGCGATGCCATTGTGGATTTTGTGAAAGCACTGTGCCAAGTTTCTCTGGATGAACTTACTCGACCACAGCCACGCATGTTTTCgcttcaaaaaattgttgagaTCTCTTATTACAATATGGGACGTATTCGTTTGCAATGGTCCCGAATTTGGCAGATTCTGGGAGAACATTTCAATGCAGTTGGATGTAATAACAACGAAGAAATTGCTTTCTTTGCGCTGGACTCGCTGCGACAACTATCTATGAAGTTTATTGAGAAGGGAGAATTCACGAATTTCCGATTCCAAAAGGATTTCCTAAGGCCTTTTGAGCATATTATGAAGAAAAACAGTTCTCCAGCAATACGAGACATGGTAGTGCGTTGTGTAGCACAGATGGTCAATTCCCAAGCTCATAATGTGAAGTCGGGTTGGAAAAATATCTTCTCCGTTTTCCATTTGGCTGCTGGTGATCATGATGAGGCAATTGTGGAGTTAGCATTTTTGACAACTGGAAAAATTATTACCGACTTGTATCAGTCACAGTTTCCCATAATGATCGATTCATTCCAGGATGCTGTAAAGTGTTTGTCGGAATTTGCGTGTAATGCTAAATTTCCCGACACCAGTATGGAAGCGATTCGTTTGGTGAGAACTTGTGCTCTTTGTGTTAACGATGCTCCGAATCTTTTTGCTGAACACGCCGGAATGGAAAATGATGTGTCTGTCCCGGAGGAAGATCGAGTTTGGGTTCGAGGATGGTTCCCTATGCTGTTCTCATTATCATGTGTTGTCAATAGATGTAAGCTAGATGTTAGAACACGTGGTCTAACGGTgttatttgaaattgtcaaaactcaTGGCGACGCCTATAAACCAAACTGGTGGCGTGATTTGTTCAACATTCTGTTTAGGATATTCGACAATATGAAGCTACCTGAGCACCACACGGAGAAAGCCGAATGGATGACTACGACTTGCAATCATGCACTCTACGCAATCATAGATGTATTTACGCAATACTTCGACATTCTCGGTCCAATGTTGCTGAAAGATCTGTACTGTCAACTCCATTGGTGCGTGCAGCAGAACAATGAACAGCTTGCTCGATCTGGCACCAACTGTTTGGAGAATTTAGTTATATCAAACGGTTTGAAATTTGACGAGGAAACTTGGGATAACACATGCCGATGTATGCTGGATATCTTTAATAGCACACTACCGAACGAATTATTATCCTGGAAACCTGATCCACTTCCACAAAGCTTTAACCACACCCCTCATTATCCCCCACATAACGGTGATTTACCACGTCATGGTATACTGAAACGATCATCTTCACAACACTCTGTTCACAATCAACTCGACATTCAAGATCCTGCGTTGAAAGCAACCGACCTGAATCACACCTCGGTTCTCTTCTCAAATCTTCTCATCAAATGCGTTGTCCAGCTTGAACTTATCCAAACAATCGACAACATAATCTTTTTCCCTGCCACCTCGCGTAAAGAAGATGCTGAAACATTAGCACAGGCGGCAGCCGAGCTCAGTCATAGCTCCACCAATTCCGTTGGATCCAATTCCCTTCTTAATCATTCTATTTCGACCGAAGAATGTCAACGAGAAGAGCAAGGAATGTACAGCTATCTGAATACCCCGCATCTACTTCAACTGATCGATTGCCTATTGCAAAGCCATCGTTTTGCGAAAAAATTCAACTCCAATCACGAACAGCGGAACGTGCTATGGAAAGCAGGTTTCAAGGGTTCCCTCAAACCAAATCTACTCAAACAAGAAACCCAATCTTTGGCTTGTGTGCTGCggattttgttcaaaatgtataGCGATGAAAGTAGACGCCGCGATTGGCAAGACATAGAGAAGCGACTCATAGCCGTTTGCACTGAAGCGTTGGACTACTTCCTGTCTCTCCAGAGCGAGCCGCATCGCGACACCTGGACGTCGCTGCTCCTGCTGGTGATGACGCGATTGCTCAAAATGCCTGattcaagg TTTGCGGCCCACATATCCAGCTACTACGTGCTGCTGTGTGATCTGATGTGCTTCGACCTGAAACCTGAACTGCGAACTGTCCTGCGGAGGGTGTTTCTACGCATAAGTCCGGTGTTTGGAATCTCCAATGCATCCGTCAGTAGCACCTAG